CGGGCAAGGGTGTGTATGTGAACGATGCCTCGGCGCGTCTGGGCGTGGCGTGGCGCTTTGCGGACCAAATCTCGCTCGCCGATACCTACCAACTGCGCTACGCCCTGGAGGGCTTCTCCGCCCGGCTCGCCGCCCACGCCGCGAGCACCAGCGAAATCGAGTGGCTCACGGATAACGTCGAGATGATGAAGGGGGCGCTGATCGACGGCGATGTCGATACCGCCGCCCAACTCGACTTCGCGTTCCACCTGCGGATCGTCGGGCTCGCGGGGAATGCGGCCATCGCGGATATTCTGCGCGGCAGCACCGAAATCGTCATGGAAAGCCAGCGCTTGCCGTTCTACCAACGCGAATTGGTGCTTTCTACCTATCATGAACATCAGGAGATCCTCGAGGCGCTGCGACGCCGTGACGGCGCTGCCGCAGGGGCCGCAATGGAGCGCCATATCGTGCTGGCGGCCCAGCGGGCGGGCATTCACTTCCCTATCCCCTCTGCGTATTCGTCTGCCGGCGGCCTTGCCCCCCGGGAGAACGCAGAGCGTACTGATGTGTCACACGTTCAGCTTTGAGATGATTGGGATTTGCGCTATACTTTGAAGGTTTTAGTCATTTAACCCTCACCCTAGCGCCTACCCGCCTGACATCTCGTCCGCAGTCCGAGCATCCGCTGTGCGCATATTCCGCGCAATTCCGGTGCCCGCGCTGATGTCATCGCGGCGGACGATGGGGCTGGCAGCCGGGGTGAACCCTTCAGGAGTTTCCCGTGCTGCCGTCATTCCCACCCGCCATTCTCGCGCTCGCTGACGGCACGGTCTTTCGTGGGTACGCCATCGGCGCTGCCGGTCACACCATCGGTGAAGTCGTGTTCAATACCGCCATCACCGGCTATCAGGAAATCCTCACCGACCCCAGCTATGCGCGTCAGATCGTCACGTTGACGTATCCGCACATTGGCAACACGGGCGTCAACGGTGAAGACGTCGAAGCCACGAAAGTCCATGCCGCAGGCCTGATCATCAAGGATCTGCCGATCCTGGACTCGAATTTCCGAGCCAACAAGACGCTGTCGCAATACCTGAAGGACGAAGGCGTCGTTGCCATCGCCGGCATCGACACGCGCCGACTCACCCGTATCCTGCGCGAGAAGGGGGCTCAAAACGGTTGCATTCTCGCCGGTGAAGAAGCCGACGAAGGCAAAGCCATCGCCCTGGCCCAATCCTTCCCGGGACTCGCCGGTATGGACCTCGCCAAGGTCGTTTCGACCACGGAGAAGTACTCGTGGACGGAAACGGAATGGCGTCTGGGTGAAGGCTACGGCGAGCAGAAGGACCCGAAATTCCATGTGGTGGCCCTCGACTATGGCGTCAAGCGCAACATCCTGCGCATGCTCGCCGAGCGTGGCTGCAAGGTCACGGTGCTGCCCGCCCAAAGCTCGGCCGACGACGTGTTCGCCCTGAATCCGGACGGCGTGTTCCTCTCGAACGGCCCCGGCGACCCCGAGCCGTGCGATTACGCGATTGCCGCCACGAAGACCTTCCTCGAGCGCCGTATCCCGACGTTCGGCATCTGCCTCGGCCACCAGATCATGGGCCTGGCCGTCGGTGCCAAGACGCTCAAGATGAAGACCGGCCACCACGGTGCCAACCACCCGGTCAAGGATCTCGCGACCGGCCGTGTGGTCATCACGTCGCAGAACCATGGCTTTGCCGTGGATGCGAACAGCCTGCCGGCCAATGCGCGTGTCTCGCACGTGTCGCTGTTCGACGGCACGCTGCAAGGCTTCGAGCTGACGGATCGCCCGGCGTTCTGCTTCCAGGGTCACCCGGAAGCGTCGCCCGGCCCGCACGACATCGGCTATCTGTTCGACCGCTTCGTGCAGTCGATGGCCGACGCCAAGCAGCCCGCGTAAGCACAGGCTCGACGAGACAAGGATAAGGACGCACGCATCATGCTCGGAAACTCGATCGGCATCGTCAACCTCTGGACCTATCTGGCCGGGGTGGTGGTGGTCATTCTGCTGCCGGGACCGAACTCGCTCTATGTGCTGTCGGTGGCAGCCCAGCGCGGTGTTCGCCACGGTTACGCAGGGGCGTGCGGCGTGTTCCTCGGCGACACCATCCTCATGACGCTGGCCGCCGCCGGGGTCGCATCGCTGCTGCACGCGCAACCGGCGCTGTTCTTCGTGGTGAAGTACCTCGGTGCGGCCTACCTGTGCTGGATGGGACTGAACATGCTGCGCGGTGCGATCGCCAATGCGCGGGCCGCACGGGCCAACGACGGCGCAGCGGTTGCGGCACCCAGGCAGGTCGACGCGGATCACCCGTTCAAGCGCGCACTGTTCATCAGCTTGCTGAACCCGAAGGCCATCCTGTTCTGCGTGTCGTTTTTCATCCAGTTCGTCGATCCGGGCTACGCCTACCCCGCCGTGTCGTTTGCGGTGCTGGGCGTGATCGTGCAGACCTGTAGTTTCCTGTATCTGAGCACGCTGATCCTGGCCGGTTACCGCCTGGCCGAGCACTTCCGGCAACGTCGCCGGTTGAGCGCCGGGGCAACCGGCGGCGTGGGCGCGCTGTTCGTCGGCTTCGGTGTGAAGCTCGCGACCGCGACGCTGAGTTAAATTTTTGTTGAGAACGTTATGCCAAAGCGCACAGACATCAAGAGCATCCTCATCATCGGCGCCGGCCCGATCATCATCGGTCAGGCATGCGAGTTCGACTATTCCGGCGCACAAGCCTGCAAGGCGCTGCGCGAGGAAGGCTACAAGGTCATCCTGATCAACAGCAACCCTGCCACGATCATGACCGACCCGGATACGGCCGATGTGACCTACATCGAACCGATTACCTGGGAAGTCGTCGAGCGCATCATTGCCAAGGAACGCCCGGATGCCATCCTGCCGACGATGGGTGGCCAGACCGCGCTCAATTGCGCGCTCGACCTGCATCGCCACGGCGTGCTCGACAAGTACAAGGTGGAACTGATCGGCGCCTCGCCGGAAGCCATCGACAAGGCCGAAGACCGTCTGAAGTTCAAGGACGCCATGACCAAGATCGGTCTGGGGTCGGCCAAGTCGGGCATCGCCCACTCGATGGAAGACGCCCTCGCGGTGCAGGCCCAGATCACTGCCGAAATTGGCGGCAGCGGCTACCCGATGGTGATCCGTCCGTCGTTCACGCTCGGCGGTTCGGGCGGCGGCATTGCGTACAACCGCGAGGAATTCGAAGAGATCTGCAAGCGCGGTCTCGACCTCTCGCCCACGCGCGAACTGCTCATCGAAGAGTCGCTGCTGGGCTGGAAGGAGTACGAGATGGAAGTCGTGCGCGACCGCGCCGATAACTGCATCATCGTCTGCTCGATCGAAAACCTCGACCCGATGGGCGTGCACACCGGTGACTCGATCACCGTCGCACCGGCCCAGACGCTGACCGACAAGGAATACCAACTGCTGCGTAACGCATCGCTGGCAGTGCTGCGCGAGATCGGCGTGGAGACGGGCGGCTCGAACGTCCAGTTCTCGATCAACCCGAAGGACGGCCGTATGGTCGTCATCGAAATGAACCCGCGGGTGTCGCGCTCGTCGGCCCTCGCGTCGAAGGCGACCGGTTTCCCGATCGCGAAGATCGCCGCCAAGCTGGCGATCGGCTACACGCTCGACGAACTGCGCAACGAAATCACCGGCGGCGCTACGCCGGCCTCGTTCGAGCCGACCATCGATTACGTCGTGACCAAGGTGCCGCGTTTCGCCTTCGAGAAGTTCCGCGAAGCCGATGCCCGCCTGACCACGCAGATGAAGTCGGTCGGCGAAGTGATGGCCATGGGTCGCACGTTCCAGGAATCGTTCCAGAAGGCCATGCGCGGTCTGGAAGTCGGCGTGGACGGTCTGGATGAAAAGTCGACCGACCGCGACGAGATCGTGGCCGAAATCGGCGAACCGGGCCCGGATCGCATCTGGTACGTGGGCGATGCCTTCCGCCTGGGCATGAGCCTCGAAGAGGTGTACGCCGAGACGGCCATCGACCCGTGGTTCCTCGCTCAACTCGAAGCCATCGTCAAGAAAGAGCAGGCACTGGCCGGCCGCACGCTGGAAAGCCTGACGACTGAAGAACTGCGTTTCCTCAAGCAAAGCGGGTTCTCGGATCGTCGTCTGGCCAAGCTGCTCGGCACCGACCAGAGCGCCGTGCGCCGTGCCCGTATCGCGCAGAAGGTGCGCCCGGTCTACAAGCGCGTGGACACCTGCGCCGCGGAATTCTCGACCAACACCGCCTACATGTACTCGACCTACGAGGAAGAGTGCGAAGCCCAGCCTACCGACAAGAAGAAGGTCATGGTGCTCGGCGGCGGCCCGAACCGTATCGGTCAGGGGATCGAGTTCGACTACTGCTGCGTGCACGCGGCCCTCGCGCTGCGTGAAGACGGGTACGAGACCATCATGGTCAACTGCAACCCGGAAACGGTGTCGACCGACTACGACACGTCGGATCGTCTGTACTTCGAGCCGGTGACGCTGGAAGACGTGCTGGAAATCGTCGACCTCGAAAAGCCGGTCGGTGTGATCGTGCAGTACGGCGGTCAGACCCCGCTCAAGCTCGCTCTCGATCTCGAAGCGAACGGCGTGCCCATCGTTGGCACGAGCCCCGACATGATCGACGCCGCCGAAGACCGCGAGCGTTTCCAGAAGCTGTTGCATGACCTCGGCCTGCGTCAGCCGCCGAACCGCACGGCCCGTGCCGAAGACGAAGCACTGAAGCTCGCCGCCGAAATCGGGTATCCGCTGGTCGTGCGCCCGTCCTACGTGCTGGGTGGCCGCGCCATGGAAATCGTCCACGAGCCGCGCGACCTCGAACGCTACATGCGCGAAGCCGTCAAGGTGAGCCACGACAGCCCGGTGCTGCTCGACCGCTTCCTCGACGATGCCATCGAGTGCGACGTCGACTGCATCTCGGACGGCACGGACGTCTACATCGGCGGCGTGATGGAGCACATCGAACAGGCCGGCGTCCACTCGGGCGACTCGGCCTGCTCGCTGCCGCCGTACTCGCTGTCGGCCGAGACGATTGCCGAACTCAAGCGCCAGACGGCCGCGATGGCCCGTGCGCTGAACGTGGTCGGCCTGATGAACGTGCAGTTTGCGATCCAGCAGGGCAATGGCGTCGACACGATCTACGTGCTCGAAGTCAACCCGCGCGCCTCGCGCACGGTCCCGTATGTCTCGAAGGCGACCGGCCGCCAGTTGGCCAAGATCGCCGCGCGCGCCATGGTCGGGCAGTCGCTCAAGTCGCAAGGCGTGACGAGCGAAGTCACGCCGCCGTACTTCAGCGTCAAGGAAGCGGTGTTCCCGTTCGTGAAGTTCCCGGGCGTCGACCCGGTGCTCGGACCGGAAATGCGCTCGACCGGTGAAGTGATGGGGGTGGGCCGCACGTTCGGCGAGGCGCTCTTCAAATCGCAACTGGCCGCTGGCTCGCGCTTGCCGGCCTCGGGCACGGTGCTGCTCACGGTGAAGGACGCCGACAAGCCGCGCGCGGTCGAAGTCGCCCGCATGCTGCACGCGCTGGGCTACCCGATCGTCGCAACGCGTGGTACGGCAGCGGCGATCGAAGCGGCGGGCATCCCGGTGCGGGTGGTCAACAAGGTGAAGGACGGGCGTCCGCACATTGTCGATATGATCAAGAACGGCGAGATCGCACTGGTGTTCACCACGGTGGACGAGACTCGCACGGCGATTGCCGATTCGCGCTCGATCCGTATGTCGGCACAGGCTCACAAGGTCACGTATTACACGACGATCTCGGGTGCGCGCGCCGCCGTGGAGGGCCTGAAGTACCTGCAGAACCTCGAGGTGTATGACCTCCAGGGCCTGCATGCTTTGCTGCCGGCCTGAATGTCTGCCGCCTGAGGCGCACAGAAGGAAGTCAGCGGGGTAAATGCCCGGTGGCGGTGAGCCGCCCCGGGCAACGTCGCAAAAAATGGCGCGCTCGCCGGGGAACCGATCTCCGCCGGGGGCGCCAAATGCTTCGTATGTGGCGGAATGTCGCGCGCTCAGCCCTCCGGTTGGCAGCATCGGCAACTCTGCTACACTAACGCCACATAGGTGTCACAGCCGCGGTCAAGCGGCGTTCGCAAAAAGTGCGAATGCGGCTTTGCTGCGGCAATTTTTTTGTCTTTCGGAACAACGCGCATGAGTACCATTCCTCTGACCAAACGAGGCGCCGAGCTGCTCAAGGAAGAGCTGCACCGCCTGAAGTCCGTCGAACGTCCGAACGTGATCACTGCAATTGCTGAAGCCCGTGCGCAGGGCGATCTGTCGGAAAACGCGGAATACGACGCCGCGAAAGAGAAGCAGGGCTTCATCGAGGGGCGTATCGCCGATCTCGAGTCGAAGCTCTCGGCGGCCCAGATCATCGACCCGTCGGCACTCGATGCCGAAGGCCGCGTGGTGTTTGCCGCGACCGTCGAGCTCGAAGACCTCGAGAACGGCGGCACGGTGCAGTATCAGATCGTCGGCGACGATGAGGCCGATCTGGAGCACGGCAAGATTTCGGTGAGTTCGCCGATCGCCCGTGCGCTCATTGGCAAGTACGCAGGCGATGTGGCCGAAGTGCAGGCCCCGAGCGGCGTGCGTGAGTACGAGATCATCGATGTCCGCTACGTCTGATGTGACGTCTGCCGGCGGCGCGCCGCGGCTGGAACGGCTGTTCCGCCTGGTCGCGACCGTCTGGTGCGGTAGTCAGTGGGCTATCGGCTACATCGTTGCGCCTACGCTTTTCGCCGTGCTGGAGTCCCGCACGGTCGCCGGCACGGTCGCTGGCCGGTTGTTTCACACGCAGGCCTGGCTGAGTCTGGTCTGCGGCGTGCTGCTGGTCTGGCTGGCAACGGCACTCATCGCACGGACGAGCGACGCTCGCGCCGCAAGAGGTTATCGCGGCCTGCGCTGGCTGGCGGTGGCGATGATGGTCTGCGTGCTGATCAGCTGGTTCGGCTTGCAGCCGTTCATGGCGGATCTGCGGGCGCAGGCCGAAGCGTCGGGCGTGGAGATCGGCCGATCGCCGTTTGCTGCACGTTTCGGCATGCTTCACGGCATTTCAAGCGGCATCTATTTGCTGCAAAGCTTGCTTGGCATCGTGCTGGTCTGGCGTCAGCCGGTGCGCGGCTAATTGCCGCAGCGCGCGCGACGGCACTCGCCTCGTGGCTTGTCACCCGATTGCATACGCATAAAAAAACGCGCCCGACGATGTCTGGGCGCGTCTTTTTGAGGGCTGGCGGAACGGGCTCGATCCGCCACCGTCCGCTTAGTCGTTGCGCTGGCGCTTGACGCTGGTCTGGCGCTTCTTGGCGCGCTTGACGATACCACCGGCGGTCATGCGTTCGTTGCCAGCAACGGTCACTTTCTTGACGGTGGGACGACGTCCCGCGTTGGTGCTGTTCTTGACGACCGTGACAGTGCGCGGGGCGCGGCCCTTGACCGTTGCGCCCGTACCGCCGGTTCTGCCGCGAACCGGCATCTCCTTTTCGTCCGGCGTGGGGCGGTACAGGACGAGCAGCTTGCC
This window of the Pandoraea fibrosis genome carries:
- a CDS encoding FadR/GntR family transcriptional regulator; its protein translation is MKHSAHAVTDAAVAIIRERIERQVYPAGAMLPSQRQLAEELAISRASLREALSTLEALGMVAIRPGKGVYVNDASARLGVAWRFADQISLADTYQLRYALEGFSARLAAHAASTSEIEWLTDNVEMMKGALIDGDVDTAAQLDFAFHLRIVGLAGNAAIADILRGSTEIVMESQRLPFYQRELVLSTYHEHQEILEALRRRDGAAAGAAMERHIVLAAQRAGIHFPIPSAYSSAGGLAPRENAERTDVSHVQL
- the carA gene encoding glutamine-hydrolyzing carbamoyl-phosphate synthase small subunit is translated as MLPSFPPAILALADGTVFRGYAIGAAGHTIGEVVFNTAITGYQEILTDPSYARQIVTLTYPHIGNTGVNGEDVEATKVHAAGLIIKDLPILDSNFRANKTLSQYLKDEGVVAIAGIDTRRLTRILREKGAQNGCILAGEEADEGKAIALAQSFPGLAGMDLAKVVSTTEKYSWTETEWRLGEGYGEQKDPKFHVVALDYGVKRNILRMLAERGCKVTVLPAQSSADDVFALNPDGVFLSNGPGDPEPCDYAIAATKTFLERRIPTFGICLGHQIMGLAVGAKTLKMKTGHHGANHPVKDLATGRVVITSQNHGFAVDANSLPANARVSHVSLFDGTLQGFELTDRPAFCFQGHPEASPGPHDIGYLFDRFVQSMADAKQPA
- a CDS encoding DUF4149 domain-containing protein, which gives rise to MSATSDVTSAGGAPRLERLFRLVATVWCGSQWAIGYIVAPTLFAVLESRTVAGTVAGRLFHTQAWLSLVCGVLLVWLATALIARTSDARAARGYRGLRWLAVAMMVCVLISWFGLQPFMADLRAQAEASGVEIGRSPFAARFGMLHGISSGIYLLQSLLGIVLVWRQPVRG
- the yhbY gene encoding ribosome assembly RNA-binding protein YhbY, encoding MPALTLTPAQRADLRSAAHALNPVVLIGADGLTPAVLKEIDGALKAHELIKVRVFGDERDARVAIYESICDQLGAAPVQHIGKLLVLYRPTPDEKEMPVRGRTGGTGATVKGRAPRTVTVVKNSTNAGRRPTVKKVTVAGNERMTAGGIVKRAKKRQTSVKRQRND
- the carB gene encoding carbamoyl-phosphate synthase large subunit yields the protein MPKRTDIKSILIIGAGPIIIGQACEFDYSGAQACKALREEGYKVILINSNPATIMTDPDTADVTYIEPITWEVVERIIAKERPDAILPTMGGQTALNCALDLHRHGVLDKYKVELIGASPEAIDKAEDRLKFKDAMTKIGLGSAKSGIAHSMEDALAVQAQITAEIGGSGYPMVIRPSFTLGGSGGGIAYNREEFEEICKRGLDLSPTRELLIEESLLGWKEYEMEVVRDRADNCIIVCSIENLDPMGVHTGDSITVAPAQTLTDKEYQLLRNASLAVLREIGVETGGSNVQFSINPKDGRMVVIEMNPRVSRSSALASKATGFPIAKIAAKLAIGYTLDELRNEITGGATPASFEPTIDYVVTKVPRFAFEKFREADARLTTQMKSVGEVMAMGRTFQESFQKAMRGLEVGVDGLDEKSTDRDEIVAEIGEPGPDRIWYVGDAFRLGMSLEEVYAETAIDPWFLAQLEAIVKKEQALAGRTLESLTTEELRFLKQSGFSDRRLAKLLGTDQSAVRRARIAQKVRPVYKRVDTCAAEFSTNTAYMYSTYEEECEAQPTDKKKVMVLGGGPNRIGQGIEFDYCCVHAALALREDGYETIMVNCNPETVSTDYDTSDRLYFEPVTLEDVLEIVDLEKPVGVIVQYGGQTPLKLALDLEANGVPIVGTSPDMIDAAEDRERFQKLLHDLGLRQPPNRTARAEDEALKLAAEIGYPLVVRPSYVLGGRAMEIVHEPRDLERYMREAVKVSHDSPVLLDRFLDDAIECDVDCISDGTDVYIGGVMEHIEQAGVHSGDSACSLPPYSLSAETIAELKRQTAAMARALNVVGLMNVQFAIQQGNGVDTIYVLEVNPRASRTVPYVSKATGRQLAKIAARAMVGQSLKSQGVTSEVTPPYFSVKEAVFPFVKFPGVDPVLGPEMRSTGEVMGVGRTFGEALFKSQLAAGSRLPASGTVLLTVKDADKPRAVEVARMLHALGYPIVATRGTAAAIEAAGIPVRVVNKVKDGRPHIVDMIKNGEIALVFTTVDETRTAIADSRSIRMSAQAHKVTYYTTISGARAAVEGLKYLQNLEVYDLQGLHALLPA
- the greA gene encoding transcription elongation factor GreA translates to MSTIPLTKRGAELLKEELHRLKSVERPNVITAIAEARAQGDLSENAEYDAAKEKQGFIEGRIADLESKLSAAQIIDPSALDAEGRVVFAATVELEDLENGGTVQYQIVGDDEADLEHGKISVSSPIARALIGKYAGDVAEVQAPSGVREYEIIDVRYV
- the leuE gene encoding leucine efflux protein LeuE — its product is MLGNSIGIVNLWTYLAGVVVVILLPGPNSLYVLSVAAQRGVRHGYAGACGVFLGDTILMTLAAAGVASLLHAQPALFFVVKYLGAAYLCWMGLNMLRGAIANARAARANDGAAVAAPRQVDADHPFKRALFISLLNPKAILFCVSFFIQFVDPGYAYPAVSFAVLGVIVQTCSFLYLSTLILAGYRLAEHFRQRRRLSAGATGGVGALFVGFGVKLATATLS